GTCACAACACAATCACTCAATGGGCTAATGTGTGACGTTAGTAATTCgttaatgaattaataaattttttaatggtaatagttaattcaaataattattttaattacaatgactatattgaaaggaaaaaaaaattagagtgatcaaaataaaaacgttttattttaaaataggcATGAGTGTAAATACATATCACTCAAAATTTATGCAACTGATAAAataatcactcaacttttaaaaaataacaaatcagtcCTACTAACCATTTTCTGTGACATGGCATTTAACCGACTCCTTGTTGTCATTTAACCAACTAGTTGGAGGGTCTTTACTTTTCTCCTTCTTGtctttcatcttctttttcttctcatctTTACTTTGCATCTGCCCCTCTTAACCACTCAAGGTACATACCTCTCTGAATTTGGTTTTTGGATGTTTCaacatcttttttatttatctattttaccCATTTCTTTTTATGACTGCTTGCTAGTATAAAGGTTCCATTTTTTTTGATCTTTTCTTTGGGAAattgaatttggttttgttttcttaGTTTGTGAAGTGATTGGCGCATACTCCTCCAAGATTGGATAACAAGTTTTATTGTTCAGGAAGCATGTGCGACTCTTTCGTTCCCTTTAAATCATCTTCATAAAACTATTCCTTTGTATTGGTCTAGCAGCAACTTcttaatttctttcttcttacAATAATTTGAGTTTGTAATGGCTTGTCCTCTAGGTCGTAAGGCTTGTAATGATGATTGGAGAGTGGCTGAATCTGGTAGCAATGGAGTTTTTGCTCCCTGTAGTAGTATATATAGTGTGATTAATTGTGCAAGGTTATAATGATGCACAGGTTTGGCAAATGTTTCTGATATCTAAATCCATTTCTTATACTCATGCATATGTCACCTGTCTATATTAACCTTCTTCTTGGAAGTGAAATAGGTATAGGAGTAAGAAAATTCCAAGGGTATGGAAAAACTTGTGTTGATTTATCATTGAAACCTTTTATGCTACCACTATTTTTCCTACTATTATATTTGCTTGAAATGTCAGTTTTCTCATTCAGTTGAATCAAATTAGTATAACTCTTTTTGGGTTTCATTGtggtttatttttctcttcttgtcAGCATATGATGGTAGTGAAAGTATTTGGAATCAAATTAGTTGAAGGGCACAAATTCATCCTCGCGTAAAATTTAGATCATTTTTCtgtttgaaactttgaacatcatgCTTCTACTATCAGAAGTTTTGTGCTAAACTTGCTTTTATGTGCAATGCTAGTAGTTGTAATATACCTACCAGCATGTTGTGTCTTTTAATGAATCCTATAATTTGTTCATGTTTGGTTGTATTTTGTCCGTGCTTATCTATATTTGGTATTCTTTTAGGGAATTTGTTGAAAAATCAGGAAGGACTTACATTCTAGTTTCAATTTGTGGCAAAGGGTTCTGAGTTGCAATGTACATTTGAATTGATTGTCAATAAAGGAAAAAAGGTGAAGAAGGAATAACTGCATTTCAAAGCAAAGGTGAAGGATATGAAGCCAAACCATGAGAAGGAAGAAAAGGCTAAGGTTGAACTTGAATTGAATACCAAATCAGTGGAGAAGGAAAGGTCGAAGCATAAGGAGGATAAGCGGAAGAAACATAAAGAGGAGGATAGTGAAATTggagaaataaataataaagaggagaaaaagaaaaagaaggagaagatacataaagataaagaagatgatgagaacacagagagaaaaaaaagaaaaatacaaggaggcaaagatgaagaaagaaggaaaacaCGAGGATAAAGAGGTGgtaaaagaagatgaagagaaagatgagaaaaaaatagaataagaaaGACAAGGAGAAGGAGAAAAGTAAAGACCCAATCGATCTGTTCTCTTTTTACCCTAAACCaatccatcttttcttttctctaaacCCTttcaaaccttaaacccttcGGCTCCTCGTCCAATGTGGCAAGTTAACTGGCCACATCAACTGTCCTATTAGACCTGTGATGAAAAATGTTAATGGGTGACCGATTTGTCTCTTTTCGATAACATTAGTgactgatttgttatttttcgaaAGATGAGTAACTGTTTCATTAATTGCATCAAAGTTAAGTGACTGATGGTGTaatttacctttatttttattagatcgattaatatatataccaagTCTCCATAAAGagatttgtcaaaatttttgattatttcGTTAGATTTAGTATCTTTGtctaaaaggttaaattttaattagtgttggtttgaatcaaatcaaattgattaGATTAGAAAATGACGGagtatcaatttaataaaaggaataaaactccaaatatatttatttctttatttttaattttacttttaaaagttttatgacaatgttctatttctttaaaattttcgcTTTAAATTTAGCTACATATGATTTGATGTGttatttaatggttaaaattaataattttaataatgaaaagatgTAATTGATATAACATTATAGTTTAggatgtaattaaaatgttttgaagtttaaagaCCAATATAAAATGAAGGTCATAGTTTGAGATGTCTAGTGTAATTAACTCCAAATatcaacataaaaatttatgtttgctttaattttttttcaattttgattttatctaatttttatttttaaaatttgagggttGAAACTTATTTCAAGAATCGAGACTTCAAGTACAATTGAATTCCATTCTAAAGTTGAAGTTCGACTTGagatataaattgaattattagagtttattcgattcaattcatttaatCTCATTtgcttaatgaaattgaatttgattttatattttgattttgcactcaattatttattttagagtttgaaaAGAGATTTTGTAatgtttaaaagttttttaaaagaatttcatacataaaattgtacaaaattaaCATACGAAAGTTCATGTgcaattttgatatttatccaaaattttaatatataaagcGAGAAAAAACAAGatgtaaatgttaaaattcaaacttgaaatttattaaatgtaattattttaagaatttatgatttttttaacaatattattttaagttcttatcatatttactctttttttataaaatacctAGGATTATCCATAACCCCTTcccaacctataaataagacgATAATGCGTTTCATCGCACTCAAACCCACATATGCCTACACCAATCGAGCCTATGAAATTTAGATATGGATATTAAAAATCAACAGGCCATTAGAACATCGTTTAGGAAAATTAAAACCAGACGAAATGAAAATATTGTCACACCAGATAGAACCTTAAACAGAGATGAACATGATAGAGACTCGAATAAATGATAAAACCAACTCCACttatttaaagagaaaaaaaaaaaggcaccTGCAAATGGCCAAATAAAGATCATTTCAAACTTCATTCCCCAACAGAGTAAGAAGCATGTCCTTGTAATCCCCTGAGGTCTCTTTATCAACAGCTTTATCAAGAGGCACGTTGTTTCTCTTATGATAAAGCTCTTTGATTTCTTTCAGGTCCTTTTCCGCCCTCGTAACAATCACTCTCGTAAGAGCGTCCTCATCGGTTCCGATCCCCTCGATCGATCTGCGCAAAACCTACGGCACACAAAGCCAATTTTGAGTTCATATATACGAATACCATTTGTTGTATTGGGATCACAAGACTTATTATACCTTTTCGAAGTACTTTTTCGGGTCCTTGAGGCATCGAACTGCCATACGTAGCATGGCGATGTATTCGTCACTCGAGTCCTTTGGCAAGTTCTGGAGAAACAAGGTAGGTTAATTAATAGCTTGTTGTTTTGAAGGTAATGGTTGGAAGCTTTGGTACCTTGGTAATGGAAGTGCCTTCTTGTTCTCTGTAACAATTGAAAGTGGCCAGGAGTTGCGCTATGCTCCTTGTACTAAGGATCCTAATAACATCCTCATTGCCGAATTTCTTGTCTTTGATAGCTTCATGGAGTTTTTTGGCTTCGGATTTTGCTAGTGTGGTATTTATTTCTTCTCCATAGTATCTAAATGCACTCACCAACGCAACTAAGAGCTGTAAACAACCACCAAAACTTTCAGTAATTAATTCTGTTCATCTTTACCCGAGCTCGGAGCTATTTCGATCTGTCTATAATAATTAGAATATCTGAATCCTTaatatcaaatccataaaaatgatcaaatgaCCACAAATATCTGAATCTACACTATCCATTATCATCTCCGACCACTTAAATATGTCGGACCTCCGATGGACATCAACAACTTGTTCCCTAAGGTTTCATCAAATcataaaaagaagagaaagagataACATAATAACCGAAAAAGAAGATACCCTTCGGGTGTCCCCCTTGGTATGATAGGCAACTTCTTCCTCGAGGGAACGCTTGTATCGAGCGTGATAGGCTCTTCTTATAGCCAACAGCTCCTCGGGGTTTTTGGTGCACGAAATTTCAACGATCACATGGTGTTTATTGCCTGATTTCTTTAACTCCACATTAGCTAACACTGCATCCCGATCTGGTGGATCCAATATCCAACGATACACTGCTTTCTGTATTTATTTCACAACAATCACATCAAACAAtgaatacatacatatatatataatacaatatataaaGACGGCAATGATGGTGCCATTGGTAACCTCAAAGTGACCAGAAAGCTCTGATTCGAGACGCTTGATGAGATCTTCCTGGTAAATCTCTTCATAAACATGCCTGATTTGCCTTCTTTGAGCTGCGTTTCTATGACCCAACACTGCAATTATTGCCTTCTCATCTGTGCCCCATCCtatcaaatataacaaaaatgattcattatatataatcTGCCTTTGAATTATTACAAAAACCCAGATTTATTCATTGATTAAAGGACAAAGATGTGTTAGAAAATCATCAATTGTATATACAACCTTGGCAAGCCTTCCGAAGAGCTTCTGCATCTTCCTTAACTGAAACCTGTTTAGGAGCAGAAACGGTGgccattttttttccctttttaatccTCAACCTCTCTAGATTATCAACGATTTGCAAGAGACTTACCTGAGATTGTTATTTATAGTACTAAGTTTTCAGGTTAGCGTCTACCCGAAATCTAAAATGACATGTGGGATATaaataagttcaatttttttatacaacaTCTAAAGTGGGAACGAGTAACATGagtaattgaaatttatatatatatatattattacctTATAATTATTCCTACTATTATCGACCTTGATTATAACATAACTAAAGCTTTAATCAGCATCACTATCTAACGAAATATGTTGGCCCAGGTCTAGGAATTTGTTATAAGGTAACGCATATCTCAATTTTAATGCATAGTTATGATCTTTCCATTTATGGTAACTTATATACATACCCTGGTAAGGCATGATTTTCTTAGGATTAATCTATTGTAACATATGCTTTCCTTTCAAAGaataatgataattttcatttatgttatttattttaaagcataaaatgtataaaaaattaaatgaaccttttttttaataaagatttaagatgaatttcaaattaaatatacatgCGGAGTTAAGGGGCAGGTAGGCCCTggcctttaaaattaaaaattttctatttgaactctttataatttataaaattttaaactaataatgcCCCTAAAATTGTACACTGGCTCCACCATTAATCCAATGGAacattgatattattattagtacTGAGAGTAATAATCCCTCGCAAAACATGACTAGACTTAATTTGAAGTGGTGTAAAACTATCCTTCTCAACTTTGcgaggaatttttttttttaaataatttttgttgacatcattttttttgtgaaaacggggtcgacttggattttgaaaacgaaaacgaatacgggagtcgccaccaatcctttttgataaggtgtgatcggatcaccttgaaaagtggttatttttaataaacgatttaattttattaaaacaacgattttagtccatgaaattcagaaaaacgggttcggaagtcggttacgtacgaggaaggattagcaccctcgtaacgcccaaaaattggtacctagttgattagttaatgtctaaatgtcgaaaattgaaaactttaaagaattttacaaatacgatcctaaaaactTTCGAACAATATGGGTTGGAATTTAAGATTCTCTTGTTCCGAaagaatatcacatccagcacATTAGGATACGATATTTTAAACTctcgaaaccaagatcaccttatggtttccaaaacccatactttgaaactttaagagggtatttggctatttggctaaacgagaaatcaaaacccaacacattagggcacgctttttcgaatttccaaatgcaaaatactgtctttactatttttagaaaaatcctcatcttgagaaatcaacgtgtcatttccaatgcgttaggacacaacatattgaattcctgataatgagctttttatttatgttttgattaaagagtattctcgattatttagattcaatgaagaaaattggaacccaatacgttagggctcaatcctctcgaagatcctaAATACCGAGCATTACCTTTATTttcgaaattttctttttttgaatctggataaaaattgatgtaatggagtaacaattgtgataatgtaaatataaatagtatgagcAACTGagcaagaacaaaaataacggaaagataaataaaaacaaatcaatcttgtatacacaatatcaagtaaataagcagataaaaactaaagcataaaaaaataataacggacaagcaaataaataaataaacgaagaaaatgaataaaagtataacaatataaaagatgtatatatgtaggtatatatatgaatcataaaataaaagaatatatatacaaaatacatattttaaaagtataaagaataagtatatatatatatatttgtgaaaataaaatacatatatagacatgtatatagatatatataaattatgaaataaaaatgtatataggtacatatatgtatatgtagataaattaaaataatatgcatctatatatatatatataaacacatgtatacgtgtatatataataaagatttcaagttaaaaaatataaattaacaaataattacaataataattaataataacagtaataatatcaaattattaagaaaataataataataacagaaGTGTAATACCAATTTAGGATGGCCCGATATGGataatttaaaaaccaaatataaaccaaacaaaaaattaataacagtCCAAAAATAGTCCATTTACATTGGCCCAGAATATTAAACCCAAATGGCCCAATTGTACTTAGCCCCTTTTACCTAGCCCACTAGCTTGAATATCCAATAACCCAAATTGGCCTAAAAAACCAACACAAAAACAAAAGCTGGAAACCCTAATGGCTGATGCGCCGCTGTCGAACCACGCCCTGTGCACGTACCACCATCACCACACGCCTCCAGCTGACCTCCGCACCGTACCACGTCACCGTACGGCCTCCGTATGCCTGCAGAAAACCAACAGCACACAAAGAAgcagaaaaaaagagaaaacaacaaaaaatagcgAAAAAATGACAGATTTtgtatttttccttctttttattattttgtatttttcggTATATAAACCGATGGCAAATAGAACAGAAAAAGGGGGGAGAGGAACGAATGTAAGAAAGCAGAGAGATggaatgtaaaaaaaaaaaagcattcaaAGATAGGGGTGTTCAGTCGGTTAACtgaccggttaaccgacccgaaattcttgtaaccgaattaatcgacctcctaaattttttaaccgttaaccgaaccgaatttttttaaaaataattaaccgaaccaaaatttttttcggttaataaggtcggttaaccgaattaatcgaaaaATATGTGTTGatcatttttggttaaaaattacccgaattacccgacttacccgaattacccgaattacccgaattacccgaattacccgaaaatgacccaaattacccgaattacccgaaaatATTTAAGCCTAAAGCTGCAGAGTTTGAAAAGGAGAGTACATGGTTTCAATTTACAAAGCTTATTGAGGAGAATCTCTGGAAAGAAGCGAACTATTAAGAAGGAATAATGAGAAGAGAGAAACCATCAACCGGTTACGGGTAAAACTCGAGTAGGTAAAGAGTGAGAACAAGATCCTACAAGCTGCGAAGTGCCTCTATTGCTCAAAAGTTGGTGTGAAGCGCAATCATTCTCGTAATTCAAGATCAACAGGACTATTTCTAGGCAAGTTCTTCAATGGAGGTTGTTcatagtttctttttttaatttcccaTTTGTTGATCTGTAATTAAGTTGTCCAAATTTCTTCCATCAATTCAATAAGCGGTTTATATCAATGCTTAAAGCAATCTTGACTTTCCATTTCTTTCGAATGAAGAACAGTGGGGGAGATTTGTcaatgtaaatatatacatcGTAGTAGATTTCATGCACCAAAAGTGCTCAATATAGCATTACACCCACCATGAATGGTTTTGAGCAAAGCTTTGTAAATGAAACTATATACACCACAATAAAGCACTCAAAATGTGAATAGGATTCCCATGTAACAGTCGGTCAAGACAAAAGCTGAAATGATCTACGAAACAACAAACTTCAAGACAAAACATTACATAAatctttgaatcactacataattaaaaatattacataagtctttgaatcactacataattaaaaatattacataagtcttgaattaacacataattgaaatgtatgttttaacaTTCTCCATTTATACCCATTTCATCTTTCCAAAATATATCCATTTCATCTCTCCAAAATAACTCCATttgcattaaacctaaaaaaaaaaaacatgagcaaaaatttagcatataatagaaatatacgcatttaaaaaaactcaaataatataaacaaacgaaTAGATTATAAATTAACAGAATAAGTTAGTAGTAAGCATACCCTTCAACTCACGAAAGCTTATGAATCTAGGGTAGGCTCTAATGCATTCCAAGAAATGTCTAaac
This genomic window from Gossypium raimondii isolate GPD5lz chromosome 10, ASM2569854v1, whole genome shotgun sequence contains:
- the LOC105777118 gene encoding annexin-like protein RJ4 — encoded protein: MATVSAPKQVSVKEDAEALRKACQGWGTDEKAIIAVLGHRNAAQRRQIRHVYEEIYQEDLIKRLESELSGHFEKAVYRWILDPPDRDAVLANVELKKSGNKHHVIVEISCTKNPEELLAIRRAYHARYKRSLEEEVAYHTKGDTRRLLVALVSAFRYYGEEINTTLAKSEAKKLHEAIKDKKFGNEDVIRILSTRSIAQLLATFNCYREQEGTSITKNLPKDSSDEYIAMLRMAVRCLKDPKKYFEKVLRRSIEGIGTDEDALTRVIVTRAEKDLKEIKELYHKRNNVPLDKAVDKETSGDYKDMLLTLLGNEV